ACCTTATTGCGGGACGGGAATTTTTATGCTGTGAAACCATGACCCATCCACACAACAAATAAGACGCCTTCCTCTGGTTCTTCATAGGAATGCGTCTTTTTCTTTGGAAGAAGCTATTACCTAGGTTGGTTCTTGGTTCTTGATTACCCTTTTCCTGAAGAGCTCCGTTTCTGCATTTTCCCCTGCGAATTCATCGCTTTTTCCTTTTTCCCAACCCATAGCGATACGGCAAAAGGAATCATTCCAAACCACTTCATGCTCCACGGCTCTTTGGTCTTGCTGCGTCCTTTACGTTCATCCTTCGGTGTGTCGATATAATGAACCACTCGCTCTGTAATGTACTTCACCAGTTCATCACTTTTGGCCATAACCTTCGCCTCCTTAGCTCCGGCAAAGCCGGGGCTTATGTTATCTCTATTGTGTGCAGAAGGGATCATCACTAAACATTTTTTTGCTGCAAAGAGTATGAAAAACAGAAGAATGCACAGTCTAATGCCAAAGGTATCCATCCACTCACTTTATGGCATAAGATGCCTATTTTAAGAAGGAGCGTGTATTCTCATGTATAAGCTGCTGGCCGCATCGATGGCATTGCTAATCAGCATCAGTTGCATCCCCCTGACCTCCCATGCCAGCGCGGCAAAATTTGACTTAACCGATCTGCCTATATTGCATTCACAACAATCACCCATAAGCCCATCCATGCTGCCGGTAACCGATGGGGATGCCTATCACTCCACTCATCATGCGTTTGCAGCACCTGTGATCCTTCTGGACGTTGGTCACGGCGGCATTGACGGTGGAACAACAGACCATGGCGTACTGGAAAAAGACATCAACCTAGCCATTAGCCAAAAGGTGTATCTTCTGCTTCGCAGCAAGGGTTATGCAGTCATCATCAATCGACTTGGAGACTATGCGCTGAGTGACGAGAATCGCTGGTTAAACAGTCGCTCACGCCATCGCAAGGATTTGGCCCAACGCAAAAGCCTTAGCGAAGAGGTTAGCACCGACATCGTCGTCAGTATCCATGCCAACTGGAGTCCAAGATCATCTGCACGAGGCCCGGTTGTTTTACATCAGAACGAAGGACGAAGCTACATGCTTGCAAGTTCCATTCAGAATCAGCTTAATCAATTGTATGAGACGGAGCGGGATGTTGTATGGGGCAAGCCCTTTTACCTGTTAAATCATGTGAAGCAACCCGCTGTAATTGTTGAAACCGGATTTCTAAGCAATGCACGTGATCGCGCAATGATCAGCGACCCAGGCGAACAGAAACGGATTGCACAGTCCATTGCTAATGGTATTATTTATTATCTGTCGGCAGTTTAGGCTCAGCTTGCCAATGCCAGACATCTCGGACCAGATCACTAATACCGACGAACTCAATCTGGCCTTTGAGCCGGGATACGGATTCATGGACGACAGCAGAGGTATTTAATCCGGTATGGCCAACATGACCGATTACGACACACACATCATTATCGAGCGCACGTTTTGCCGCCAAATCCATTTGCTTGCGAATATGCTGTTTGGAATTATGGTCATCCAGAAAAATATCGTTGCCGACGGGTGGCATGTTTTTGGTGATGGCCAATTCCCCCACCACGGAGCGGAAATTGGTACGACTATCCACAAAAAACAGCCCGCGCTCTCGACATACGTCCAATACAATGGACATGATCCGTTTATTAGAGGTAATTTTGGAACCCATATGGTTATTCATGCCGACAGCATAAGGAACTTCATCAATGGCTTTCTCGACTCGTGCACGCACTTCCTCATCCGTCAGATTGGATGTAATCGCACCTGGGCCGAGCCATTCCGGTCTGCCCTTATTGGGCTCCATTGGCATGTGAACAATCACATCCATTCCTTTTTCATGAGCCGCAATCGCATCTTTCTTCGTCGTTTGTAGGAATGGCATCACGGCCAACGTAAGCTTCACCGGCGTCGCCAAAATTTCAGAAGTGCCTTTCATGTCATTCCCCGCATCATCGATGATAATCGCCATTCGTTTACGCTGCGATTTGTCTGCTGGAGTTTGTGGTATCTGACCTGAAGTTGAACCAGGTGCTTGTATTAAGGTTTGCTCCGTTAAAATTTGCTCTGGCACCTGCCCTGAACGAACTTGTGATTCCGCACTGCTGGCAGAAAAGCCAAAACCACAAACCATAAATATCGTACCTGTGAGTACCACTGACATTTTAAATTTCCAGGTGCAGGACCACCCTTTTCGTCCGGCCTTATTCATCCATCGTTCCCTCCTTTGTTCTGTCCCATCATTATTTGAACATTGAAGGGGGAATATGTAGACAAAAAAAGCCTGTTCATTCCAATGGAGCGCTTAAAGCCGCTGCGTTGAACTGACGTAAGCGATATTGGCGAGGAGCCTGACCTGTCAGTTGATGAAAGAGGCGGGAGAAGTAATGAACCGAGCTAAAATGATATTTTTCTGCTATTTGAGTGATACTTAGTGTGGTGTGAAGCAAATCGGACTTCGCCCGTCCAATACGGAAGTGATTCATATACTGGTTGGGAGAGTATCCGGTAGATTTCCTGAACAGCTCGAAAAAATGTCCACGGCTTATATTGAGGTTTTTGTAGTAGATATCTAGCGGCTTGGGTGCTCCGTGAAGTAAGTCCTGATCCAACATTTTAAGCATATGGGCTATGCGGCGATCAGGGATTACATCGTCATTTCCCAGACAGCAGTCCAGAAAATAATCCATAAACGTCTGAAAATGACGTTGAATCGTCAAACTGCGCATAAACGTTTGTCCATTGGTGTATGAGTCGCTTTTATAAAAATCCTGGAACAGATCCTGCCAGATTCGCAGCGACTCCACCTTTGAAATCTCCCTGAGTTCATACGGAAAGGCTGGGCCCACAAAGGCTTGCTGCAGCACCTGCGGCGGATAACAGATCGGACTGGCTGTCTCAAACACAGCTTTTCGCTCCACATAGTGCCAATCAAAATAACA
Above is a window of Paenibacillus sp. E222 DNA encoding:
- a CDS encoding YqzE family protein, with protein sequence MAKSDELVKYITERVVHYIDTPKDERKGRSKTKEPWSMKWFGMIPFAVSLWVGKKEKAMNSQGKMQKRSSSGKG
- a CDS encoding N-acetylmuramoyl-L-alanine amidase, producing MYKLLAASMALLISISCIPLTSHASAAKFDLTDLPILHSQQSPISPSMLPVTDGDAYHSTHHAFAAPVILLDVGHGGIDGGTTDHGVLEKDINLAISQKVYLLLRSKGYAVIINRLGDYALSDENRWLNSRSRHRKDLAQRKSLSEEVSTDIVVSIHANWSPRSSARGPVVLHQNEGRSYMLASSIQNQLNQLYETERDVVWGKPFYLLNHVKQPAVIVETGFLSNARDRAMISDPGEQKRIAQSIANGIIYYLSAV
- a CDS encoding divergent polysaccharide deacetylase family protein, with amino-acid sequence MNKAGRKGWSCTWKFKMSVVLTGTIFMVCGFGFSASSAESQVRSGQVPEQILTEQTLIQAPGSTSGQIPQTPADKSQRKRMAIIIDDAGNDMKGTSEILATPVKLTLAVMPFLQTTKKDAIAAHEKGMDVIVHMPMEPNKGRPEWLGPGAITSNLTDEEVRARVEKAIDEVPYAVGMNNHMGSKITSNKRIMSIVLDVCRERGLFFVDSRTNFRSVVGELAITKNMPPVGNDIFLDDHNSKQHIRKQMDLAAKRALDNDVCVVIGHVGHTGLNTSAVVHESVSRLKGQIEFVGISDLVRDVWHWQAEPKLPTDNK
- a CDS encoding AraC family transcriptional regulator, which codes for MDFACLHPYVYLATRYPFVRGQSSSPRICYTSSIYLISEGYGVLSTNGKSSRLGPGSLIYIPAGQLHEWVADSENPMVHLCCYFDWHYVERKAVFETASPICYPPQVLQQAFVGPAFPYELREISKVESLRIWQDLFQDFYKSDSYTNGQTFMRSLTIQRHFQTFMDYFLDCCLGNDDVIPDRRIAHMLKMLDQDLLHGAPKPLDIYYKNLNISRGHFFELFRKSTGYSPNQYMNHFRIGRAKSDLLHTTLSITQIAEKYHFSSVHYFSRLFHQLTGQAPRQYRLRQFNAAALSAPLE